Below is a window of Flavobacterium sp. N2820 DNA.
CGCTGAAATTATGGATTTACAATCGCAAATATCATGGGATTTGAATCAGGAAAAAATCGGACAAACATTCAAATGTGTTATTGACAGAAAAGAAGGTCAATATTTCATCGGAAGAACAGAATTTGATAGCCCAGATGTAGATAATGAAGTCTTGGTAGACGCTTCAAAATTTTATTTAAAAACAGGCGATTTCGTAAATTTAAAAGTAACAGACGCAACCGAATTTGATTTATACGCGGAGCCTGTTTAATCAGTGTTCAGTGTTCAGTGTTCAAAATTATATCAAAATCCTTGCAATTTTAATGTAAGGATTTTTTTTTGAAATGACATTTGTCATATCAAATTTGATTTTTTGATAGTAACTTTGAGTATACTAATAAAAAACCTAATATTATGATAACGAAACATCCAATTTATCAAGACTTTCCTGAATATGCAGACAAGATTAAAAACTTGTATCATCACAATGATGAATTTCAAGTTTTGTTACATTCGTATACTGAATTAGATACTAAAATCTACAAAATCGAAACCGATGAAGAATTAGCAATGGATGACGAATTAAGCCATTTGAGAAAAGATAGAGTTTTTTTGAAAGATGAAATTTATAATTTTTTAAAAGCCAATTAGCAACAACAACCTAAACCAACAAAAAGCCGCTCTTTAAAGCGGCTTTTCTTTTAATTATAACAATGTTGAAGGACAAACATATGCCGTTTTAGGTAACTTCGTAATTTTTGCAATTTCGATAAAACCTCCAGAAACATCTACAAAATTATCAAATCCACTATGTTTTAGAATGGAAGCTGCAATCATACTTCGATAACCTCCAGCACAATAAACTACAAATGGTTTTTCTTTTGGAAATACAGCAATATTTGCAAATAATTGGTTTAAAGGTATGTTTTCAGAATCCACAAGATGTTCGGCATCAAATTCGCTTTTTTTGCGTACATCAAACAAGGGTAAATCTTCCGTTTCAAGTATTTGTTCTAATTCTTCTGCTGTAATTCTTTTTAAAGAATGTATAGGTTTTTCAGCGTTTTTCCAACTGATAAATCCGCCTTCTAAATACCCAATTGTACCGTCATAACCTACTCGCGATAAGCGAATCATACATTCTTCTTCTCTACCAAAATCGGTAACTAAAAGGATTTTTTGATTTATATCGGAAATCATTTCTCCAACCCAACTTGCAAAACTTCCATCAATGCCAATGTTAATACTGTTTGGAATAAATGCCTTAGCAAAATCATTGGCATTTCTTGTATCTAAAATTAATGCTCGAGTTTGTTTGGCTACCATCTCAAACTGATCGGCTGTCAATGGATGCTTGGCTTTTTCTAACACAACATCTAACGATTGATAGCCTTTTAAATTCATGATGACATTTTTAGGAAAATAACCTGGTGGCGTTGTTAATCCAGTTAGTAATTCATCTACAAATTCATCTTCGGTCATATCTGGTCGTAACGCATAATTGGTACGCTTTTGATTTCCTAAAGTATCTGTAGTTTCCTTACTCATATTTTTACCGCAGGCACTTCCAGCACCATGGTTTGGATAAACAATCAAATCATCATTTAAAGGCATAATTTTTTCACGAAGCGAATGATACAAATGTCTCGCTAATTTATCTTGTGTTAATTCTGCAATAACGTGTTGTGCTAAATCTGGACGTCCTACATCGCCAATAAACAAAGTATCACCAGTGATAATTCCGTGTTCCTTACCGTTTTCGTCAATAAGTAAATAAGTCGTACTTTCCATCGTATGACCTGGTGTGTGAATTACTTTAATTTTGTAATTTCCTAACTCAAAAACTTGTCCATCGATAGCAACTGTAGCTTCATAATTTGGTTTTGCAGTAGGTCCAAAAACAATTTCTGCTCCAGTTTTTGCTTTTAAATCTAAATGACCACTAACAAAATCAGCATGAAAATGGGTTTCAAAAACATATTTTATTTTTGCATTGTCTTTTTTTGCTCTATCAATATAAGGTTGTACTTCTCTAAGCGGATCAAAAATAGCGGCTTCGCCATTATTTTCAACATAGTATGCTGCATGAGCAATGCATCCCGTATAAATTTGTTCTATTTTCATGACATAATTATTTTAAGGTACTAAATTAACACCAACGTTTAATTGGTCAAATGATAAATATCATATAAGAATAGTTGTAATTTTAAAAAAAATAATATCTTTATTTAAACTTTAAAAAAATGTACCCAAATCTTATTGATAGAACAAAAGCGCTACTAATAGACGGTGTTATACTTATCGTATTAATAATTATTACAAGTGATATTCTTACCCATTTTGTAAATATTCCAGATCATTTAAAAATTGGATTATTTATTGTATACTTTTTACTGTATGAACCTATACTATTATGTACCAAAGGAGCTACAATAGGACATCATTATGCAGGCATTAAAGTAAAAAAATACAGCAACACCGATGCAAATATTTCTTTTTTTTCGGGAATTATTAGATTTACGCTTAAAGGGCTTTTAGGATGGATTTCGTTTATTTCTTTTTTTGCTTCAAACAATAAAAGAGCCATTCATGATTTCGCATCAAGTTCTATTGTACTTTATAAATAATTAAATTAAAATGAATAACTTTTTAAGAAAAATTAATCTCATAGAAGATGTCCAGTTTGAACTCCAAACTTCAAAAACAGATTTCATTCGAAAATTTAAACAAAATGTAGAAAATTCAGATTTAGGATTTAATTTTTTTGAAGGATTTGAAGCTTTTTCATCCAATAAGCAAGAATACAAAGGGTATATCAACGATAGAAAATTTGAAATCCAAAAAAGAAGAAAATTATTTGAACCTAATCAGACATTTGCAATAGCCCGCGGGACTTTTAATGAAATGAACGATAAATTAAACTTCAAAATTGAAATCAATGCATTTAGAAAAATAATGTTTTTATTTCTTGGTTTTATATTGGTTTTTTATGCCGGATTTCTGAGTTTTTTTATTTTCGGAGATGCAGAAACACCTTTTTTTATTCTTCCGTTTTTATTAGTTCATTCCCTATTGATGATAGGAATTCCTTATTTTCTTATGAGAAGAAGTGTAAAAAAAATGCAATATGATTTAGAAAGAGATTTTCATTATTGGTTGGTTAGACCCTAAAAGCTATTCTGTTAAAACTCTGTTTATTTGAACAAATCTTTTTGAATAATACGGTTCTTTAGTAGATGAAATAATTACACCCGCTTGTACTGAAGAATGAATAAATTTAATTTCATCTTCTAAAACTTCAGTAATCATTCCTACGTGGTTGATGTAACCTCTACCGTTAGTGGTAAAAAAAATCAAATCGCCTTTTTGTGCTTGATTTCTATCTACTTTAACACCTGCACCAACCGCCATAGAACCCGAAGAACGAGGCAAAGTCATATCGATTTGTTTGTAGGTAGCAAACATCAAACCAGAGCAATCAAATCCAGCACTAGTTGTACCTCCACCGCGATAACGTGTTCCAATATGCTCCGAAGCCTTAGCTATTAAAAACTCGGCTTTCGACATATTATCTAAAGAAAGTGGTTTTACTTCACTAATAATTTCAGTTTTTGGTTGTATTTTGTCTAATTCAGCCGTTCCAAGTTTGATAATTAATTGATATCCTACAGGAAGATTTTCAACCACTTCCTCATTTAGTTCTTTTAAATCACTTAATTTAATTTTATATTTTTTAGCAATTTTGAATAAGGTTTCCCCTTTTTGAACCGTGTGAATTTTATTTCCTAACTCGTCTTCGCATTCTTCTGGATTGGCACTATTTTTTGAATCCGTTTGTATAACAACTATTTGAGATTCTTCATTTGCAATTTCAACTTCAATTTCAGATGCTTTAACGATTATTTTATCCCCAATTTGTATAGATTCAGGTTTTATATTTGGGTTAAGTTCTTTTATTTTTTCTAATGAAATACCATATTTTTTTGCAATTTTATACAATGATTCTCCTGATTCAACTAGATGAATTTGCGATGGTTGATCATTTTT
It encodes the following:
- a CDS encoding YdcH family protein, with amino-acid sequence MITKHPIYQDFPEYADKIKNLYHHNDEFQVLLHSYTELDTKIYKIETDEELAMDDELSHLRKDRVFLKDEIYNFLKAN
- a CDS encoding MBL fold metallo-hydrolase → MKIEQIYTGCIAHAAYYVENNGEAAIFDPLREVQPYIDRAKKDNAKIKYVFETHFHADFVSGHLDLKAKTGAEIVFGPTAKPNYEATVAIDGQVFELGNYKIKVIHTPGHTMESTTYLLIDENGKEHGIITGDTLFIGDVGRPDLAQHVIAELTQDKLARHLYHSLREKIMPLNDDLIVYPNHGAGSACGKNMSKETTDTLGNQKRTNYALRPDMTEDEFVDELLTGLTTPPGYFPKNVIMNLKGYQSLDVVLEKAKHPLTADQFEMVAKQTRALILDTRNANDFAKAFIPNSINIGIDGSFASWVGEMISDINQKILLVTDFGREEECMIRLSRVGYDGTIGYLEGGFISWKNAEKPIHSLKRITAEELEQILETEDLPLFDVRKKSEFDAEHLVDSENIPLNQLFANIAVFPKEKPFVVYCAGGYRSMIAASILKHSGFDNFVDVSGGFIEIAKITKLPKTAYVCPSTLL
- a CDS encoding RDD family protein, which codes for MYPNLIDRTKALLIDGVILIVLIIITSDILTHFVNIPDHLKIGLFIVYFLLYEPILLCTKGATIGHHYAGIKVKKYSNTDANISFFSGIIRFTLKGLLGWISFISFFASNNKRAIHDFASSSIVLYK
- a CDS encoding peptidoglycan endopeptidase, coding for MRFLIIFTVIFLCFTSAVFSQKTIKHTVVEGESFYSIAKKYKVTESDIYKLNPKAKGTLLQLKTVLLIPNKNYKAENKKKKNRPKNDQPSQIHLVESGESLYKIAKKYGISLEKIKELNPNIKPESIQIGDKIIVKASEIEVEIANEESQIVVIQTDSKNSANPEECEDELGNKIHTVQKGETLFKIAKKYKIKLSDLKELNEEVVENLPVGYQLIIKLGTAELDKIQPKTEIISEVKPLSLDNMSKAEFLIAKASEHIGTRYRGGGTTSAGFDCSGLMFATYKQIDMTLPRSSGSMAVGAGVKVDRNQAQKGDLIFFTTNGRGYINHVGMITEVLEDEIKFIHSSVQAGVIISSTKEPYYSKRFVQINRVLTE